The genome window TGGGTGAAATATCTTTCTTTGGAAAATCTGTTCTACGTTCTTCTCTTTCATTATCTGTTCGGCAAAGGACCTTGCATTTTCATAAACACCTTCAATACTAATAGAAGGTTTGTTAACCTTGGTTATATCCAATTCACTATTACCAACccattcttttaataaattaatatgagtttcaaaatttgcCTTGAAATTTAACCAACTAACAATAGTATCAATCCTGTTTACAAATTCTGGTGTCTTTGTAATTGGTTTATGCTCGTACATTTGCTGTAAGTTACACCAATACTTTACAACCTTGaagtatttatttatcaGTGGTGTCAAAATCATTTCACAGTCTTCCGCGTTGGAGTTTTCGGGCAATTTAAATGTCAcaatttcattgaaaaatgcATCTGTCGAATCCCTGAGAGCAGTGAGAGACTTCGTCTGATCTTCAACTGATTTCCCGTTCATCCACGCTTTCAGTTCTAACCAgatagaaatatttaattgtttacCAATGCCGGCAGGTCTGGCATGGGTAgctaattttgatttttcacttttaaCAATATCACCTTTCAAGACGTTAGAAAGCATAGTTTGCCATTCAAATCTTTCAATGACTAAAGGATGCTCAGATAGTCTCGacaataaattttgattatcATATGACAACTTTGCAAAGCTAGAAACCAAAATATCTTTGTCAAACTCCGATTTAAttccaatatttttaaaaacttcTTTAACAATCTCATTTTCGGGATCTGCAAGTTTTAGCCACTCTAATCTATGCaataaatatcttgaaCTCATACTGATTGAATTAGAATCTATATTTTCagtaaaaaaatttgaacCGAAATCGACATCATCATCCTCATTGCTGATTGAATTACCAATCATGTCATCTATCTCTAAGTCTAAATcaacatcatcatcttttaaAGTAGAGGCAACAATCCCACGAGTATAATAATCATGAGGTACATATTTCCTGATTTTTTCTAAATAGAGCTTCTCATTCCATGAAGATTGCCTTTTAGTTTCATTGTTCATAACAGTTGGAGAATTACTTGCTAAATTACCATTCTTTGCAACAAGTTCATGGGATGCTATCTTTTCGATATTTGGGTTGGTAATAATTCCAGTTAATTTAGTATTACTATTGTTATTATCAAGTATTTTTCCATTCATACTAATCTGAGAAGAACTTGATCTGTTAGATGTTGAATTTACTTGTTGTAAAGTATTAAGATGTTTGTTACTCACCGCACTAGTTCCgttatattgataaatccCATGTGggttttgttttaaattcattgaGCTATGTGATTTTAGTTTATGGATATCTGCTGTTGAACCCACAGAGCCTTTAGAGTAACCGTTCGATTTTATTCTAGAGATATTATTCATCTGACCTTTAACATTAGTTGCTGATCCAATAGTGTTTGATCTTAGAACCTTAGAAGGTGAATTTGTACCATCCATATATAACTTCATTCCATTACCTTGGTGAAGGGATCCAGTTGAgacagaagaagaaggtCTTCTAtgtttataattataaacaGGTAtgctattatttttatcaccatcatcatcacctttattattaacaaattcaaGGTAATTTGATGGACGTGATTCAGATGCAATAGATGGACTCTTCAAATCATGTATTGGTCTTGGAACCTTTATTGGAGATTGCTCTATTGAATGTGTTGGAGTTAGTCCATCCTTCAAAATCTTCTGGGAAATTGAGTTATCGACAACAGGAGAAAAATAACCACTGTTGCTACTATTATTCCTAATTGGTGTATTAATGCCACTATCATGATGGGTATACAGACCATGACTAGGACTAGCAGGTACAGGTGAGATTTCTTTCTCTGACCTTGAGTACTGTGGTAACTGCGGAGATAACTGTTCCATAATCTCTATATATAAGCGGAGTAtgctttatttattatctaaCGACCTTAGTTGAGTGACTAATTTTAACCTGAGTTGGAAATTATCGTGTTGTTTGTATATCTCTTGTTGGAATCTCTCAACAGtttatatatgcatatgTCGACTAGATAATCGTTATTCTATCAGTATTGAAAGTAAAAAATAACCTAAAACTCTCTGCCCAACATATATAGACCAACTTCAGCAGGGTCCTTCTCTCTTATCAACAATCAACTCTATTCAAGGTCAATCATTTTATCCTTGCTTCatagaattattaaattattggTTTCAAATTACTTCGCTTAAGGAAATAAAATCTACATAACAATGCTAATTGATATTCAAGAATACAATGGACTGATATAATAAAGAGATAGGTTAAGTTTCTTGGAATAAAGAAGGTTATTGAGTTCAACTGGTTATCACTGACTAGATTAGAGGCTGACTTATTTGATTCATCTGATTTTGGTGTAGTAGGTTATCCGGTATAGGCAAGTTTCTTATTAAGTCgttgatatattattaaataatagctcaaatcatttatttgtGAATAAAGCATACGGAAGTTTATATCGTTCAGTTATACTGTTTATAGATTTGAAAAGCATTTGGTATTAATTACATTTTTTTGATGAGAATATGATGGAACCAGATCAATGTCTGCAGTATCTCTACAAGGGACAGTTGCTGCCAGAGGCCACGATTAAGGCGTtatgttttaaattaaaggaaATGTTGGTTAAGGAGTCGAATGTTGTGTACATACAGTCTCCAGTGACGGTAGTTGGTGATATACATGGCCAGTTCCATGATTTATTGGAGATTTTTGAGATAGGTGGCCGTGTTCCCGACACtaattatttgtttctAGGTGATTATGTCGATAGAGGGCTATATAGCATCGAAACGATATTGCTGCTGATTGTACTGAAATTACGTTATCCTAACAGGGTACACTTGATAAGAGGTAACCACGAATCGCGTCAAATTACTCAGAGTTATGGATTTTACACAGAatgtttaaataaatacGGAAGTTCATCTAAAGTATGGCAATATATCACTGATTTGTTCGATTACTTGATATTATGTTGCGTGATCGATGATAGACTATTTTGTGTGCATGGTGGGTTATCGCCCAATGTTCAGACTATCGATCAAATAAAGATCATCGATCGATTCAGGGAGATTCCACATGACGGCGCTATTGCTGATCTTGTATGGTCGGATCCCGAAGAGCATAACTTGATGGCAAATCCATCAAATAGAGAAGAACTATATCAAGAGACAAGTCAACACTTCCAAATATCCCCAAGAGGTGCAGGTTACACTTTTGGAAGGAGTGTTGTAGAAAAATTCTTGGAAATAAATGGTATGGATAGAATCTATCGAGCACATCAGCTATGCAATGACGGGTATCAAATATACTTCGATGGTCTAGTGACTACCGTGTGGTCAGCACCAAACTATTGTTATAGATGCGGGAACAAGGCATCAATTCTGGAACTATACAGTGCTGATGAGTACTATTTCAATGTTTTTGTTGAAGCCCCAGAAAATagattattaaatgatcAAGTAATGAATTCAGTAGCGAATAGAAATACGATCTCTGAATACTTCAGTGATTACCAATTATCAATAACGAACGGAAAGGACAACACAAATGATACTTCATACGATTATAAAGAGTTCTATAAGAATGGAGGAAATGATGTTGATGAACTAGAGACtgatttaatgaaaatgtcTTTATCAACTAATAGTGATATATTTTCTGATTCATTTCAAGCACAATCAGCAAGAAACAGGAAAGTAGAATACTTCCTGTAACTTCAACAGTACTCGCCCAATCTTAATATaaacacacacacacatacacacatatatatattgcattaataaatatttaggAATGGACGTTTGAAAGTCTCCCAAATTCTCCCCTTTGAAGGAACCAGATTCACCGAACTTGAGACACCATTGCAAACTCAAATCATAGCCAGTCCTCGTGAACAGACTACAGAGCAGACTCTGAACACGCCGGATGTGGTTGTATACCATTCCATGACCTCACATTTTATAGATCCATTTTGCCATCTCATCACCTTCCCTTTATAGTCGTTCGCCGAATCTTTTTGCAGTATCAGAAAAACCTTTGAAGCATATGGACTtacttaaatatataaagaggACTATAGCTAAGAATggtataaatatatattcacaTATTTATTCTATGTTGATCATTTGGAGAGGACAGCACGTTACTCCAGGAGTTTGCAGGATCTTTTTGAGGTATAGACTTCACATTTACTGCAGTAGCAAAAATTTAACGATAGGAACGTCCAAATTGCACCAGTGTTCGTTTCAAATCAATGAACCAATTCCATGTGTTATTTATTGACTCATATGATTCATTCACCTATAATGTTGTTAGATTGATTGAACAACAGATTGCAAAAGGTTATAGCTCTATCCATGTGACGATTATTCACAACAATAGCTTCAACGATATTAATGAACTGGATAACTATTTGAAATACTTTGATTGCATTGTGATAGGTCCTGGACCTGGGAATCCGATGAATGGCTTAGATGATGTTGGGATCATTAATTCGCTGTTTGATGAAAAGTACAAAGAAATTCCAATGTTGGGCATATGTCTAGGGTTTCAAGCCATGTGTTTATCACAAGATGCTCAGGTAAAAGAATTGGATGCTATAAAACACGgtcaaatatataatatcaagCTTACTGGTCCACAAAATTCTAACTCAATATTTGCAGGCTATCCctctaattttaattccACAAGATATCATTCCTTGCATGTCAGCGGCTGGAATGATGCAATTGAACCGTTAGCGTTCACTAGTGATGAGAATGGTGAAGTATTAATGGCTGCTaagattaaaaataaaaattggtTTGGAGTCCAGTATCACCCAGAATCATGCTGTTCTGAATTAGGAAACgttttaattgataattttttaagaCTAGCAAACGAAATGAACATTGAGTCTGGAAGAATTACCCTAAAAAAAAGTCTGAGGCAAGACTCTGAATTagaatttaataatgtcATCAAATATCTCGACAAGTGCACCAGCATAGCACCATTGTACCATATTGATGAAAAGGATATCGCAAGCGATAATCCAATTTATTTAGAagaattttcaatatcacAGGACCCTAATTATTCCCTGAAGTTATGTGATGCCATAAATGAGTCCAAATTCCTTATGGCATCCTCTTCCATTAGCCAGAACAGAGGTGAGTGGTCAATAATCGCATTGCCTAATTCTGATTCCACTGTATTCACACATTACGACCAGCTTCATAAAACTACAATCCACAAGTGGCAAGATCCACGATTGAATACGGCAACAATGAAAGAGTCATTATTGTCATTAGATGCAATTAATCATCCAGAGACAAATGGCTTAGAAATAGttaatgaagataaatcTCATTTCTGGATAACATTGAGTCATTTCATGAAAGATAAGTTCgttaaaaataatcaagATATACCATTTATTGGGGGACTCATTGGAATTTTGGGTTATGAAATGGGGAATTATGTCTCCAATGACTTAAATCCAAGTGATATTTTAATCCCAGACGCAAAATTAGTATTCATCGAAAATTCCATTGTAATAAATCACTGTAGTGGGAGATTGTACGTAATTTCTCTGAGTCACAATTTCCCcaaacatattttaaaggTCATAAAAAACCTTGATATAGCAAAAGAACTGGAATGGCCAAAAACACTTCCTAAGGGTACAACATTTGATATTCAAATGCCAAGTAAAGATGATTATTCAGATGCATTTAACAAGTGTCAGGAATACATACATAGAGGTGATTCATATGAAATTTGCTTAACCAcacaaacaaaaataataccTTCTATTTATTTAGAGCCATGGAAAATATTCCAAACGTTAATTCAACAAAATCCTGCCCCTTTTTCTAGTTATTTCGAATTTAATGATCTTGTCGATAGCTCTGAAAACAATTCAAGTCTATGCCTAATCAGTACTTCACCAGAAAGATTTTTAAAATGGAATAATGAGTTTTGCGAATTACGTCCAATAAAGGGAACTGTAAAGAAAGgaaaaaaaatgacaaCAGAGAAAGCAACTGAGATATTGAAGACTCCAAAAGAATTTGGTGAgaatttgatgattttaGATTTAATTCGAAATGATTTATACGAGTTACTATCTCAAGTAAAAGTGGATGAGTTCATGTCTGTAGAAGAGTATAAAACTGTCTATCAATTGGTCAGTGTCATCAAAGGGTTTTTTGGCAAAGAAAGAAATGGCAATAGTTACTATGGTTTAGATGTATTTCGACATTCCTTACCTGCAGGATCTATGACAGGTGCTCCAAAAAAGATTACGGTTGAAATTCTACagaatgaaattgaaaagacaTTAAATAAGCATGTGAATGGAGGTGTCAGAGGAGTTTATAGTGGTGTCACAGGGTACTGGTCAATTAATAACAACAGTGATTGGTCTGTTAATATCAGATGCATGTATTCTTATAACAGAGGACAAACATGGAAAATTGGGGCTGGAGGAGCAATCACAGTATTAAGTACTTTAGAAGGTGAACGTGAAGAAATGTTTACAAAATTAGAAAGTGCATTACAGGTATtcatgtaaatatatagttCAAGACCtgtaatataaaatatgattTGATCAAAATGTCTTACGAGTTACTCGGATAAACCGATTCTGGCGATGAATTTACATGGTGATGTATTGACTACGTGTAATATTATGTAAAATATGCTAATTGAGGTCcttattataattttaaacttATTCATGTTCTCTCAGTCAAT of Tetrapisispora phaffii CBS 4417 chromosome 13, complete genome contains these proteins:
- the ABZ1 gene encoding 4-amino-4-deoxychorismate synthase (similar to Saccharomyces cerevisiae ABZ1 (YNR033W); ancestral locus Anc_6.344) — translated: MNQFHVLFIDSYDSFTYNVVRLIEQQIAKGYSSIHVTIIHNNSFNDINELDNYLKYFDCIVIGPGPGNPMNGLDDVGIINSLFDEKYKEIPMLGICLGFQAMCLSQDAQVKELDAIKHGQIYNIKLTGPQNSNSIFAGYPSNFNSTRYHSLHVSGWNDAIEPLAFTSDENGEVLMAAKIKNKNWFGVQYHPESCCSELGNVLIDNFLRLANEMNIESGRITLKKSLRQDSELEFNNVIKYLDKCTSIAPLYHIDEKDIASDNPIYLEEFSISQDPNYSLKLCDAINESKFLMASSSISQNRGEWSIIALPNSDSTVFTHYDQLHKTTIHKWQDPRLNTATMKESLLSLDAINHPETNGLEIVNEDKSHFWITLSHFMKDKFVKNNQDIPFIGGLIGILGYEMGNYVSNDLNPSDILIPDAKLVFIENSIVINHCSGRLYVISLSHNFPKHILKVIKNLDIAKELEWPKTLPKGTTFDIQMPSKDDYSDAFNKCQEYIHRGDSYEICLTTQTKIIPSIYLEPWKIFQTLIQQNPAPFSSYFEFNDLVDSSENNSSLCLISTSPERFLKWNNEFCELRPIKGTVKKGKKMTTEKATEILKTPKEFGENLMILDLIRNDLYELLSQVKVDEFMSVEEYKTVYQLVSVIKGFFGKERNGNSYYGLDVFRHSLPAGSMTGAPKKITVEILQNEIEKTLNKHVNGGVRGVYSGVTGYWSINNNSDWSVNIRCMYSYNRGQTWKIGAGGAITVLSTLEGEREEMFTKLESALQVFM
- the PPG1 gene encoding putative serine/threonine-protein kinase PPG1 (similar to Saccharomyces cerevisiae PPG1 (YNR032W); ancestral locus Anc_6.342), producing the protein MMEPDQCLQYLYKGQLLPEATIKALCFKLKEMLVKESNVVYIQSPVTVVGDIHGQFHDLLEIFEIGGRVPDTNYLFLGDYVDRGLYSIETILLLIVLKLRYPNRVHLIRGNHESRQITQSYGFYTECLNKYGSSSKVWQYITDLFDYLILCCVIDDRLFCVHGGLSPNVQTIDQIKIIDRFREIPHDGAIADLVWSDPEEHNLMANPSNREELYQETSQHFQISPRGAGYTFGRSVVEKFLEINGMDRIYRAHQLCNDGYQIYFDGLVTTVWSAPNYCYRCGNKASILELYSADEYYFNVFVEAPENRLLNDQVMNSVANRNTISEYFSDYQLSITNGKDNTNDTSYDYKEFYKNGGNDVDELETDLMKMSLSTNSDIFSDSFQAQSARNRKVEYFL